A section of the Castanea sativa cultivar Marrone di Chiusa Pesio chromosome 12, ASM4071231v1 genome encodes:
- the LOC142619502 gene encoding D-xylose-proton symporter-like 2, whose product MASDSQQPTFSSLGKVGKSSGEIGGVEEPLINGGVHGSENYSVVAAILPFFFPALGGLLYGYDIGATSCATISIESVTLSGISWYNLSSVEIGLITSGSLYGALIGSVLAFNVADFLGRRRELLAAALLYFVGALITALAPDFPIMVIGRFVFGIGIGLAMHAAPMYIAETAPSKIRGRLISLKEFFIVLGMVGGYGIGSLLVDTVAGWRYMYGASTPLAVIMGIGMWWLPASPRWLLLRAIQGKGNMQELRETAVGCLYRLRGPAFGVSAPEQVDEILTELAYVGDEKEATFSEMFKGKCLKALTIGAGLVLFQQITGQPSVLYYAGSILQSAGFSAASDATRVSILLGLLKLIMTGVAVLVVDKLGRRPLLLGGVSGMVISLFLLGSYYLFLDDVPVVAVVSLLLYVGCYQLSFGPIGWLMISEIFPLRLRGRGLSIAVLVNFGANALVTFAFSPLKALLGAAILFYIFGAIAVVSLVFIFFVVPETKGLTLEEIEAKCL is encoded by the exons ATGGCTTCCGATTCTCAGCAACCCACGTTTTCGTCTCTCGGCAAG gTAGGAAAGTCTTCTGGTGAGATTGGTGGTGTAGAGGAGCCTCTTATTAATGGGGGGGTTCATGGTTCTGAAAACTATTCCGTTGTCGCTGCAATCCTACC ATTTTTCTTCCCAGCTCTTGGAGGACTACTGTATGGCTATGACATTGGTGCTACATCTTGTGCCACAATATCTATAGAG TCAGTGACACTAAGTGGAATATCATGGTACAACTTATCTTCTGTGGAGATTGGTCTCATA ACTAGTGGCTCATTATATGGTGCATTGATTGGCTCTGTTTTGGCCTTTAATGTTGCTGATTTCCTAG gaagaagaagggaGTTGCTTGCAGCTGCTCTATTGTATTTTGTTGGAGCTCTTATAACAGCATTAGCACCTGACTTCCCTATTATGGTCATTGGGCGCTTTGTGTTTGGCATAGGAATTGGACTG GCAATGCATGCAGCTCCTATGTACATTGCTGAGACAGCTCCAAGTAAGATACGTGGTCGACTAATCTCTTTGAAAGAGTTCTTTATAGTCCTTGGGATGGTT GGAGGTTACGGAATTGGTAGCCTTTTAGTTGACACAGTTGCTGGTTGGCGTTACATGTATGGAGCTAGTACCCCTTTGGCAGTGATTATGGGGATTGGAATGTGGTGGCTACCAGCATCACCTAGATGGCTACTTTTACGTGCCATTCAGGGAAAGGGCAACATGCAGGAATTAAGAGAAACTGCAGTAGGTTGCTTGTACCGGCTCAGGGGTCCAGCCTTTGGTGTCTCAGCTCCTGAACAAGTAGATGAGATACTGACTGAGCTTGCTTATGTTGGTGACGAAAAAGAAGCTACGTTTAGTGAAATGTTCAAAGGAAAATGCTTGAAAGCTCTTACAATTGGTGCAGGATTAGTCTTGTTTCAACAG ATCACCGGGCAACCAAGTGTACTATACTATGCTGGATCAATCCTTCAG AGTGCAGGATTCTCTGCAGCATCCGATGCAACACGGGTCTCAATTTTACTAGGTTTATTGAAG ttgATCATGACTGGAGTAGCTGTTCTTGTAGTTGATAAACTTGGAAGGAGACCTTTATTACTTGGAGGTGTTTCTGGGATG GTTATCTCTTTATTCCTTCTGGGGTCATATTACCTTTTCCTGGATGATGTACCTGTTGTGGCTGTAGTTTCACTGCTGTTGTATGTTGGGTGTTACCAG TTATCCTTTGGTCCTATTGGTTGGTTGATGATTTCGGAGATTTTCCCCTTACGTCTTAGAGGGCGAGGACTCAGTATTGCAGTGCTTGTGAATTTTGGAGCAAATGCACTGGTGACATTTGCATTTTCCCCATTGAAG